In the genome of Ignisphaera cupida, one region contains:
- a CDS encoding B12-binding domain-containing radical SAM protein produces the protein MSNDEFVVFKPRRENYVLSKRGRPSDIKIGILMTIPYRAAVSSLFFQMAYTYLNSLENVIAYRYVFDIENKRVEALDTEMNLKKLDAILISLPFELDYVTATYILIRLGLLHKEKGKAKPIIIAGGLAASSNPLPLTDIVDAVLIGEAEDVLADIAYSMGASNPIEELENIKCIHTTPFSGVRKKCLVSNLDKSYHAVHQFYSVDEEPIYGYGIRVEASRGCPYLCAFCMEAHVLYPFRYRSIANIENIVFKGIEFLKIRRTILYSLSLFSIPGIDQLLNKFIDMGIEASIPSIRIEHLTHKRLEMIKQLGQKTITLAPETLLTNYSCRIGKCYNLESLVEAIEFSYKTGFDHVKLYLITGFPDVSIEDEVHSFKEFMNKLSFIKRRKFIEISINPLVPKPWTPYQFLPPEIVLKAKKNIDAYKSIKSSVFRLSALSPEWAFAQAVIALGDKNTSKLLIDWALNGLGLQGFRKALTALSQELKKYIKYGWENLPWLDVVDLGIPIRYLELRAKFLKIKN, from the coding sequence ATGAGTAATGATGAATTCGTGGTGTTCAAACCTAGGAGAGAAAACTATGTTTTGAGTAAAAGGGGTAGACCAAGTGATATTAAAATAGGTATTTTAATGACTATACCCTATAGAGCAGCTGTTTCATCTCTATTCTTTCAGATGGCTTACACATATCTAAATAGTTTGGAAAATGTAATTGCATATAGATATGTTTTTGATATTGAGAACAAAAGAGTTGAGGCACTAGATACCGAGATGAATCTCAAAAAACTTGATGCAATCTTAATATCGCTGCCATTTGAGCTGGACTATGTAACAGCTACATACATTCTCATCAGACTTGGTCTTTTGCATAAAGAAAAGGGAAAAGCGAAACCAATTATTATTGCAGGAGGTTTAGCTGCTTCCTCTAATCCACTACCATTAACAGATATTGTAGATGCTGTTTTGATAGGAGAAGCTGAGGATGTTTTAGCTGATATCGCATATTCCATGGGAGCATCAAATCCTATTGAGGAACTTGAGAATATAAAATGTATTCACACAACACCTTTTAGTGGTGTTAGGAAAAAGTGTCTTGTTTCAAATCTTGATAAAAGCTATCATGCTGTTCACCAATTCTATTCTGTTGATGAAGAGCCTATATATGGGTATGGTATTAGAGTTGAGGCTTCTAGGGGTTGTCCCTATTTATGTGCTTTTTGCATGGAAGCTCACGTACTATATCCATTTAGATATAGAAGTATTGCAAATATTGAAAACATTGTTTTTAAAGGAATAGAGTTTCTAAAAATTCGAAGAACTATTCTATATTCCTTATCATTGTTCAGTATACCAGGTATTGATCAGCTTCTAAACAAGTTTATTGATATGGGTATAGAGGCTTCAATACCATCTATAAGAATAGAACATTTAACACATAAAAGACTGGAAATGATAAAACAATTAGGTCAGAAAACAATTACACTAGCTCCCGAAACTCTCTTAACTAACTACAGCTGCAGAATTGGAAAATGCTATAATTTAGAGTCTTTAGTAGAAGCCATTGAATTTTCCTACAAAACTGGTTTTGATCATGTAAAACTCTATCTCATTACAGGTTTTCCAGATGTTAGTATTGAAGATGAGGTACATTCATTTAAGGAATTCATGAACAAACTTAGTTTTATAAAGAGAAGAAAATTTATTGAAATATCAATAAACCCCCTTGTACCTAAGCCATGGACCCCATACCAGTTTCTTCCACCAGAAATAGTGTTAAAAGCAAAGAAAAACATTGATGCATATAAATCAATTAAGAGTTCAGTTTTTCGGTTATCAGCTTTAAGTCCAGAATGGGCCTTTGCTCAAGCTGTTATAGCACTAGGCGACAAAAACACATCAAAATTATTGATTGACTGGGCTTTAAATGGATTAGGATTACAAGGCTTTAGAAAAGCTCTTACTGCTTTGAGTCAAGAATTGAAAAAGTATATAAAGTATGGCTGGGAGAATCTACCATGGCTCGATGTTGTAGACTTAGGCATACCAATAAGATATTTAGAGTTGAGAGCCAAATTCCTAAAAATTAAAAATTAG
- a CDS encoding alcohol dehydrogenase catalytic domain-containing protein, which translates to MYHKIFVSYCGDPLVRNYSGYLIAENEVAIKISYVYMSIVDEAITKCMVVSQSAEHVLGFVGVGKIVGVGFGVSNVREGDRVIVYADHNGVAETIHTANKDSVIVFNAKEFNDLEALIIATLSVSRHLLDTVKGANVLIVGNDLSIVPFAYVSQLNASKVYIVPSHTLWHDIIKGEHVSIYDEKPICDIVILSTYDPIILSLVSRIAKKEFTLIIHPGLMSLLKIFGYNLSNVLIKPIRFGDIGSGISIYKELKDSITHRMRLLSAFDYIERRVHPSVVNMQNL; encoded by the coding sequence TTGTATCACAAAATCTTTGTATCATATTGTGGAGATCCTCTTGTGAGAAACTATAGTGGATATTTGATTGCAGAAAACGAGGTTGCAATCAAGATAAGCTATGTATACATGTCTATTGTTGATGAAGCAATTACAAAATGTATGGTTGTTTCACAAAGTGCTGAACATGTGCTTGGTTTTGTTGGTGTTGGTAAGATTGTGGGTGTGGGTTTTGGTGTCTCTAACGTTAGAGAAGGTGACAGGGTAATAGTATATGCAGATCATAATGGTGTTGCCGAAACCATTCACACAGCAAATAAAGACAGCGTTATAGTATTTAACGCTAAAGAGTTCAATGATTTAGAAGCACTAATTATAGCAACTCTTTCAGTATCAAGACATTTACTGGATACTGTAAAAGGAGCTAATGTGCTGATTGTTGGCAATGATCTCTCTATAGTGCCTTTTGCCTATGTTTCTCAACTAAATGCTTCAAAGGTATATATCGTTCCCTCACATACGCTATGGCATGATATTATCAAAGGTGAGCATGTGTCAATATATGATGAGAAGCCAATATGCGATATAGTTATATTATCCACCTATGACCCAATTATACTATCTCTAGTATCTAGAATTGCCAAAAAAGAATTCACTCTAATAATACACCCTGGTTTAATGAGCCTTTTAAAAATCTTTGGATACAACCTATCAAATGTGTTAATAAAGCCAATAAGATTTGGTGATATAGGTAGTGGAATATCTATTTACAAAGAACTTAAAGACTCTATAACACATAGAATGAGATTACTTAGTGCATTCGATTATATTGAAAGAAGGGTACATCCATCAGTAGTGAATATGCAGAACTTATAA
- a CDS encoding PLP-dependent aminotransferase family protein: MNFASGLPDPRTIPKNEIKEIIAEAFEIYGYQVLQYSPSSGLSKLVKEVIKFVYRTRGLRANLNNVIIVSGSQQGLELVSRIFIDPGDIVVVEEPTYLLALNVFKLRKARIVSVPVDDEGMDVNVLEDIVKDLKKDGKKPKIVYTMPVAQNPTGVTMSINRRKHLLELAEKYNFIIVEDDAYGLLSFDYEQPPIASLMGLNNVVYISSLSKVLAPGLRVGYVIANENIINKMYVLKQFMDLGTSVLGQAIAQIALEKGVVDKNAEYAKRLYRLKKNLMIELIDGMFFSESWRSNPKGGFYIWVKLNKNIDTRKLFEQSKRNGVIFTPGANLCVNTYRCLDAMRLSYSNPSEDEIRIGIYRLSSLIREMANVS, translated from the coding sequence ATAAACTTTGCTAGTGGATTGCCCGATCCTAGAACAATTCCAAAAAATGAGATAAAAGAGATTATTGCAGAAGCCTTTGAAATATATGGATACCAAGTTCTGCAATACTCACCATCATCTGGTCTTTCCAAGCTAGTTAAGGAGGTAATAAAGTTTGTTTATAGAACAAGGGGTTTGAGAGCCAATCTAAACAATGTTATTATCGTTTCTGGTTCTCAACAAGGTTTAGAGCTTGTATCAAGAATTTTCATAGATCCTGGCGATATTGTTGTTGTTGAGGAGCCGACATATCTTCTTGCTTTAAATGTATTTAAATTAAGAAAGGCTAGAATCGTTTCCGTACCTGTTGATGACGAGGGTATGGATGTAAATGTTTTGGAGGATATAGTCAAGGATTTGAAGAAAGATGGTAAAAAGCCTAAGATTGTATATACTATGCCAGTAGCTCAAAATCCTACTGGAGTAACTATGAGTATTAATAGAAGGAAGCATCTTTTAGAATTAGCAGAAAAATACAATTTCATCATAGTGGAGGATGACGCATATGGGCTTTTAAGTTTCGACTATGAACAACCACCAATAGCAAGTTTAATGGGATTAAATAATGTTGTGTACATTTCATCACTTAGCAAAGTTTTGGCACCAGGTCTTAGAGTTGGCTATGTGATTGCAAATGAAAACATCATTAATAAGATGTATGTGTTGAAGCAATTCATGGACTTAGGAACATCAGTATTAGGACAAGCAATAGCTCAAATAGCTTTAGAAAAAGGTGTTGTTGATAAAAATGCTGAATATGCTAAAAGACTTTACAGACTCAAAAAGAATCTCATGATAGAGCTCATAGATGGCATGTTCTTTTCAGAGTCTTGGAGAAGTAATCCCAAAGGAGGCTTCTACATTTGGGTAAAGCTTAATAAGAACATTGACACCAGAAAATTGTTTGAGCAAAGCAAAAGAAATGGTGTTATATTTACGCCTGGAGCAAATCTTTGTGTAAATACTTATAGATGTTTAGATGCTATGAGACTTAGCTACTCAAACCCATCTGAAGATGAAATAAGAATTGGTATTTATAGACTATCTTCGCTGATTAGGGAGATGGCAAATGTTTCTTAG
- a CDS encoding GNAT family N-acetyltransferase — protein MNSDMRIKIRPATDKDIDYVIAINIECLPEHYPLSFWLEHLSKYGDVFYVAEVDDKIVGYVLTRVEEGESLFHIGKKVKKGHIVSVAVRENYRRRGIATYLLSTVLSILVHLYEASEAYLEVRVSNVPAIKLYEKLGFEILRKIEGYYLDGEDAYLMAKRLK, from the coding sequence ATGAATAGCGATATGCGTATTAAAATTAGACCAGCCACGGATAAAGACATAGACTATGTTATTGCCATAAACATAGAGTGTCTTCCAGAGCACTATCCACTTTCTTTTTGGTTAGAACATTTAAGTAAATATGGTGATGTTTTTTATGTTGCAGAAGTTGATGATAAAATTGTTGGCTATGTATTAACAAGAGTTGAGGAGGGCGAATCATTATTTCACATAGGTAAAAAAGTGAAGAAGGGACACATTGTAAGTGTTGCTGTTAGGGAAAACTACAGAAGAAGGGGTATAGCAACATATCTTTTGTCAACAGTTTTAAGTATATTAGTTCACTTATACGAAGCTTCAGAAGCTTATTTAGAAGTTAGAGTTAGTAATGTTCCTGCCATAAAACTTTATGAGAAGCTTGGATTTGAAATTTTGCGAAAAATTGAAGGTTATTATCTCGATGGTGAAGATGCTTATTTAATGGCAAAGAGGCTAAAGTGA
- a CDS encoding ribbon-helix-helix domain-containing protein translates to MRNVNTEIELDIMPTKVISVKIDFETLNEIETLCKKHHYRSRSDFIREAIKLYIYLLKQVNDKKDVEEMLKTCKGITT, encoded by the coding sequence ATGAGAAATGTAAATACAGAAATAGAACTGGATATTATGCCTACAAAAGTTATTTCTGTAAAAATAGATTTTGAAACCTTAAATGAAATAGAAACTTTATGCAAAAAACATCACTATAGAAGCAGATCTGATTTCATAAGAGAAGCCATAAAACTTTACATATATTTACTTAAACAAGTTAATGATAAAAAAGACGTGGAAGAAATGCTAAAAACATGCAAAGGAATTACCACATAA
- a CDS encoding acetyl ornithine aminotransferase family protein, with the protein MRLKTPEIVVEPPGPKARKIIEMHTKLIATTTHDPESLPLVVERGDGVWLYDVDGNKYLDFSSSISVSNLGYPTHPEIKKVVIEMLDKLAHAAGTDFYNPYQVALAEKLVSISPGVFKKKVFFCNSGTEAIEASMKLLRHSTSRKYFIAFIGAFHGRTMGSLSLTASKTIQRRSYFPMVNGVIHVPYPNPFRNPWGVDGYEHPDELVNRVIEYIDYWIFQHIVSPDEVAGIFFEPIQGEGGYVVPPKNFFTELSKLAMNYNIMLVDDEVQMALGRTGKMFAIEHFNTIPDIIAMAKALGGGVMPIGATIFRSELDFSPGAHSNTFGGHALACMVALKTIELVQKYLPNVVKLERLFKEKLFELKERYAHVGDVRGLGLAWGIEFVRDRKTKEHDVKTRNRVLYEALRNGLVLLGCGKSSIRIAPPIIITEEEALTGLEILEVAIKNATR; encoded by the coding sequence ATGAGGTTGAAGACTCCAGAAATTGTTGTTGAGCCTCCAGGTCCAAAAGCAAGAAAAATCATTGAAATGCATACAAAACTCATTGCCACAACAACTCACGACCCAGAGAGTCTGCCCTTAGTTGTTGAGCGTGGAGATGGTGTATGGCTTTATGATGTTGATGGAAACAAGTACTTGGATTTTTCATCATCAATTTCAGTTTCAAATCTCGGATATCCAACACATCCAGAAATTAAGAAAGTTGTTATTGAAATGCTTGATAAACTTGCTCATGCTGCTGGAACAGATTTTTATAACCCATATCAAGTTGCCTTAGCAGAGAAGCTTGTCTCCATATCTCCTGGAGTATTTAAGAAGAAGGTATTTTTCTGTAATAGTGGAACAGAAGCTATTGAAGCTTCTATGAAGCTGCTTAGACACTCAACAAGTAGAAAGTATTTCATAGCATTTATAGGAGCTTTTCATGGAAGAACAATGGGCTCTCTTAGTCTAACAGCATCAAAAACCATACAGCGAAGAAGCTATTTTCCAATGGTTAATGGTGTTATACATGTGCCTTACCCAAATCCATTTAGAAATCCATGGGGAGTTGATGGCTATGAACATCCTGATGAGCTCGTAAACAGAGTTATTGAATATATAGATTATTGGATATTTCAACACATAGTATCACCTGATGAAGTTGCTGGAATATTTTTTGAGCCTATACAAGGTGAGGGAGGCTATGTTGTTCCACCAAAGAACTTCTTCACAGAATTGAGTAAATTAGCGATGAACTATAACATAATGCTAGTAGATGATGAAGTTCAAATGGCTTTGGGTAGAACAGGTAAAATGTTTGCAATAGAACATTTCAACACTATTCCAGATATTATTGCCATGGCTAAGGCGCTGGGTGGTGGTGTAATGCCTATTGGAGCTACAATATTTAGATCTGAGCTTGACTTTAGCCCAGGTGCCCATAGCAATACATTTGGAGGACATGCACTAGCATGTATGGTGGCTCTTAAAACTATTGAGCTAGTACAAAAATATTTGCCGAATGTAGTTAAGTTAGAGAGGTTGTTTAAAGAAAAATTGTTTGAGTTGAAGGAGAGGTATGCTCATGTTGGAGATGTTAGGGGGCTGGGTCTTGCATGGGGAATAGAATTTGTTAGAGATAGAAAGACAAAGGAACATGATGTGAAAACCAGAAATAGGGTTTTGTATGAAGCTCTTAGAAATGGTCTTGTTCTTTTAGGATGTGGAAAAAGCAGCATAAGAATTGCACCACCAATAATAATAACTGAAGAAGAGGCTTTAACTGGTTTAGAAATTTTAGAAGTTGCTATAAAAAATGCTACAAGGTAA
- a CDS encoding DUF2258 domain-containing protein, giving the protein MARLSSGFVIAGAYADKIRRTMFAQLRDYIKRDKEWGQKIALAVAQLNRLLYSVLVEQLKIDKGDVVRVRIEYDIDEAGKNIVWRWDTLAVEVFRRISQEQVDSIVKQVTAKAYEVALAAVTYDVSKLGETFDGDIVFSIKLGEREVGAAIITTFNESLAVLKRGAVVEPTPAIFEKVRLEIQPGKSIEDSLKSALSLVMQAARHVGYDEALKIMNAIRERVAAAPVEKIEEEEEE; this is encoded by the coding sequence GTGGCTAGGTTAAGCTCTGGTTTTGTAATAGCTGGTGCATATGCTGATAAGATTAGAAGAACAATGTTTGCTCAGCTCAGGGACTATATAAAAAGGGATAAGGAGTGGGGTCAGAAAATAGCTTTGGCTGTAGCTCAGCTGAATAGATTACTATATTCTGTTCTTGTTGAACAGCTTAAGATAGATAAGGGAGATGTTGTTAGAGTTAGAATTGAATATGACATAGATGAAGCAGGCAAGAACATAGTGTGGAGATGGGATACATTAGCTGTTGAAGTTTTCAGAAGAATTTCTCAAGAGCAAGTAGATTCCATAGTAAAACAGGTAACGGCAAAAGCATATGAAGTTGCCTTGGCAGCTGTAACATATGATGTATCAAAGCTTGGAGAGACATTTGATGGGGATATAGTGTTCTCAATAAAGCTTGGCGAAAGAGAGGTGGGGGCAGCAATTATAACAACATTTAATGAGTCCTTAGCTGTTTTAAAGAGAGGTGCTGTTGTAGAGCCAACTCCTGCAATCTTTGAGAAGGTGAGACTTGAAATTCAGCCTGGAAAAAGCATTGAGGATTCTCTTAAATCGGCTTTGTCACTAGTTATGCAAGCAGCTAGGCACGTAGGTTACGATGAAGCTTTAAAGATTATGAATGCTATTAGGGAAAGAGTAGCTGCAGCTCCGGTTGAAAAAATAGAGGAGGAGGAAGAGGAATAA
- a CDS encoding NfeD family protein, translating into MKKQVKSRNMMRTDIIRAILILSIFAFTSMLLHSSAYFQTPSNAVLIRIQGSMGTIDVPVELYVKDALAIAEERNVPLVVVVDSYGGYMDSMINIANAFLEAKVPVLGYITDKALSAASIIVQPMHIVGISPYAVIGAAQPITINPVTGQYVFINESKIINSVVAMATRYAEARGRNSTAVVMFITKNLVLKGEEAVKEKVADVVANNLNDFISKVNGRTVVVEYSGVRKNYTLNIVGFYEYNPSLYIQVYTYLRDSTINSILWFLGFFGTFIALLSGRIDLLPLTLIFLLLALVGSSININIISVMLIALGSLLIAIEFMFPGHGILGIGGIIALIFGIMLMPISPATQIAPNVIESIRTFAIILGGGLAGFFSFILYKALEAGRKRLKASESISSSLAKAVERIEPGKRGRVLYEGEYWFAESSEVIEPGDEVVVIERKGMVLVVKKKKNE; encoded by the coding sequence ATGAAAAAGCAAGTAAAGAGTAGAAACATGATGCGCACAGATATAATTAGAGCTATTCTCATACTCTCGATTTTTGCTTTCACATCAATGCTTCTACACAGTTCTGCATATTTTCAAACACCATCGAATGCTGTTCTAATAAGAATACAGGGTTCTATGGGAACTATCGATGTTCCTGTTGAACTTTATGTGAAAGATGCTCTTGCCATTGCTGAAGAAAGAAATGTGCCGTTGGTTGTTGTTGTTGATAGTTATGGAGGTTACATGGACTCCATGATTAATATAGCCAATGCCTTTCTCGAGGCTAAAGTTCCTGTTCTAGGATATATAACAGATAAGGCGTTGAGTGCTGCAAGCATAATTGTTCAGCCAATGCACATTGTAGGGATATCGCCATATGCTGTAATAGGTGCTGCCCAGCCAATAACAATAAATCCTGTAACTGGTCAGTATGTGTTCATAAATGAGAGTAAGATAATAAATAGTGTTGTGGCTATGGCTACTCGATATGCTGAGGCCAGGGGGAGAAACTCCACGGCAGTTGTAATGTTTATTACAAAGAACCTTGTTTTAAAAGGTGAAGAAGCTGTTAAGGAAAAGGTTGCAGATGTTGTGGCAAATAATTTGAATGATTTCATATCAAAAGTTAATGGAAGAACTGTTGTTGTTGAATATAGTGGTGTTAGAAAGAATTACACATTAAACATAGTTGGTTTCTATGAATATAATCCATCTCTGTATATTCAAGTATACACCTATTTAAGAGATTCTACAATCAATTCAATTCTATGGTTTTTAGGCTTCTTTGGAACATTCATAGCGTTGTTATCTGGTAGAATAGATCTTCTACCCCTTACATTAATTTTCCTATTGCTAGCATTGGTTGGCAGCTCAATAAATATAAACATTATATCGGTAATGCTTATAGCGTTAGGCTCACTGCTTATAGCTATAGAATTTATGTTTCCAGGACATGGAATACTTGGAATTGGGGGTATAATAGCGCTCATATTTGGTATTATGCTAATGCCTATTTCTCCAGCAACTCAAATAGCACCAAATGTAATAGAAAGTATTAGAACATTTGCGATTATACTTGGTGGTGGCTTAGCAGGGTTTTTCTCCTTCATATTGTACAAGGCTCTGGAAGCAGGTAGGAAGAGATTGAAGGCTTCAGAATCAATTTCAAGTAGTTTAGCCAAGGCTGTAGAGCGTATAGAGCCAGGTAAAAGAGGTAGGGTGTTGTATGAGGGGGAGTATTGGTTTGCTGAAAGTAGTGAGGTTATAGAGCCAGGTGATGAAGTTGTTGTTATTGAGAGAAAGGGTATGGTGTTAGTAGTTAAGAAAAAGAAAAATGAATAG
- a CDS encoding slipin family protein, whose translation MPIGPLEIFGIFLLIIIIAIILSRSFRIVREWERMVVLRLGKYVGIKGPGLAFLIPFIDRGIVVDTRINTVDVPKQDVITRDNVTVRVDAVVYYRVLDPEKAVMKVRDYNYAIALLGQTTLRDVVGQLELDDILSKREEINKRIQSIIDEITEPWGIKVSMVTLKAVELPEGMIRAMAYQAEAERIRRARIIEAEAERAAAKILLEAAQTYEQHPVALRLRELQTYVDIAKEKNIIIITESGVSRTVSEAIASSLALEKAKQYEKASKE comes from the coding sequence GTGCCCATAGGACCTTTGGAAATTTTTGGAATTTTTCTTCTAATTATAATAATAGCTATAATACTTTCAAGATCTTTTAGAATAGTTAGGGAGTGGGAGAGAATGGTTGTTCTTAGACTAGGAAAATATGTTGGTATTAAAGGTCCTGGTCTGGCTTTTCTAATTCCATTCATAGATAGGGGAATAGTTGTTGATACAAGAATAAATACTGTTGATGTTCCTAAGCAAGATGTTATTACAAGAGATAATGTTACTGTTAGAGTAGATGCTGTAGTTTATTACAGGGTTTTGGATCCTGAGAAAGCTGTTATGAAGGTGAGAGACTATAACTATGCTATTGCATTACTTGGTCAAACAACTTTAAGAGATGTTGTTGGGCAGTTGGAATTAGATGATATACTGAGTAAGCGTGAGGAGATAAATAAGAGAATTCAAAGCATAATAGACGAGATTACAGAGCCTTGGGGAATAAAAGTGTCTATGGTTACACTAAAAGCTGTTGAATTACCAGAGGGAATGATAAGAGCAATGGCATATCAAGCAGAAGCAGAAAGAATTAGGAGAGCAAGAATTATAGAGGCTGAAGCAGAAAGGGCTGCAGCTAAAATACTTCTTGAGGCTGCTCAAACATATGAGCAACACCCAGTGGCGCTTAGGCTTAGAGAGCTTCAAACATATGTTGATATAGCAAAAGAAAAGAATATTATCATAATTACTGAAAGTGGTGTGTCGAGAACAGTTTCAGAAGCTATAGCATCATCTCTAGCTTTAGAAAAAGCAAAACAATATGAAAAAGCAAGTAAAGAGTAG
- the lysS gene encoding lysine--tRNA ligase — MGIAMSTIHRFWRFVEIGVDPYLTEYRYDVTTTLSDIRNRYSYLDKGQEAGERFSVAGRIMGIRRHGKIVFAVLDDGTDKLQIVFRFDVVGEALWKLVEILNVGDIIGVRGRPIKTMRGELSLLVEDFRVLAITWREFPEKWHGLADSEKRYRMRYLDMMLNDDVRKAMVSMYRIEKAFRDFLDSRGFIEIHTPKLQSVYGGALARPFVTRMYALDRDVYLSIAPETYLKRAVVANFFKVYEIAVCFRNEDIDAQHYPEFVQIEIYQAFSDWMDMMMLVEEMISQAIKTVYGDYKIELQKGNEKIVLDFQPPWTRITIEDAIERFGGIKVRKKSYDELLEIAKNLNIKIDDPRKGKIIEKIFEKVAEPKIIQPTFITMFPRDVSPLARPSRENSEYAERFEIFVNGLEIGNGYSELNNPIVQYYFFKKEEELRIKSREKFGEIEHHPMDRDYVRALEYGMPPTAGVGIGIYRLVMILHNLPSIKDVIPFTIVEQEEFKTIAEQHDNILSYYIEKLGLDKI, encoded by the coding sequence ACAACACTTAGTGACATTAGAAATAGGTATAGCTATTTAGACAAGGGTCAAGAAGCTGGGGAAAGATTTTCGGTTGCTGGAAGAATCATGGGAATTAGAAGACATGGAAAAATAGTTTTTGCTGTTCTTGATGATGGAACAGATAAACTTCAAATTGTTTTCAGATTTGATGTTGTTGGCGAAGCTCTTTGGAAACTTGTTGAGATACTTAATGTTGGTGATATTATTGGTGTTAGAGGAAGACCAATAAAGACTATGAGAGGAGAGCTTTCACTTCTTGTTGAAGACTTCAGGGTATTGGCCATCACGTGGAGAGAGTTTCCTGAGAAGTGGCATGGCTTGGCAGATTCTGAGAAAAGGTATAGAATGAGATATTTAGACATGATGCTTAATGATGATGTTAGAAAAGCAATGGTATCTATGTATCGAATAGAAAAAGCATTTAGGGATTTCCTCGACTCCAGAGGATTTATAGAGATACATACACCAAAACTTCAATCTGTTTATGGAGGTGCTTTGGCAAGACCATTCGTAACTAGAATGTATGCTCTCGATAGAGATGTTTATTTAAGTATAGCACCAGAAACATACTTGAAAAGAGCTGTTGTAGCCAATTTCTTCAAGGTTTATGAAATTGCTGTGTGCTTTAGAAACGAGGATATAGATGCTCAACATTATCCTGAGTTTGTCCAAATAGAGATATACCAAGCGTTTTCAGATTGGATGGACATGATGATGCTTGTTGAGGAAATGATTTCTCAAGCAATAAAAACTGTGTATGGAGACTACAAAATAGAGTTGCAAAAAGGTAATGAAAAAATAGTTCTAGATTTTCAGCCGCCATGGACTAGAATAACTATTGAGGATGCAATAGAAAGGTTTGGAGGCATAAAGGTTAGAAAAAAGAGTTATGATGAACTACTGGAAATTGCAAAGAATCTCAACATAAAAATTGATGATCCAAGAAAAGGAAAAATTATTGAGAAAATATTTGAGAAAGTTGCTGAGCCAAAAATAATTCAGCCAACATTTATAACAATGTTTCCAAGAGATGTATCCCCTCTTGCAAGACCCTCAAGAGAAAACTCTGAATATGCCGAAAGATTCGAAATTTTTGTAAATGGTTTGGAGATAGGTAATGGATATAGCGAGCTTAACAATCCAATAGTTCAGTACTACTTCTTTAAAAAAGAGGAGGAGCTGCGCATAAAGAGTAGAGAGAAGTTTGGTGAGATAGAGCATCATCCAATGGATAGGGACTATGTAAGAGCTCTGGAGTATGGAATGCCTCCAACAGCAGGTGTTGGAATAGGCATCTATAGACTTGTAATGATTTTACATAATCTTCCATCGATAAAAGACGTTATACCATTTACAATAGTTGAGCAAGAAGAGTTTAAAACAATTGCTGAACAGCATGACAATATTCTGAGCTATTATATTGAAAAGCTTGGTTTAGATAAAATTTAA